The following coding sequences lie in one Peribacillus frigoritolerans genomic window:
- a CDS encoding PLP-dependent aminotransferase family protein gives MNMLSCDLNRLSEVPLYEQLYSYIKKEIIDGRLLYGTKLPSKRKLAEFLQISQNTVETAYEQLTAEGYVEVIPRKGYYIQTFEDLEYTQTNQVSVEQINHKEGELLYHFHPSQIDTEHFPFEKWRKYMKSKIDESHQDLLLLGDSQGEYELRCEIAHYLYHARGVRCVPEQIIIGAGMEILLQQLVLLFDKNAIYGVEDPGYHLIHRILRSYPNEVHPLQIDEEGVKVNQIEDSNIDVVYVTPSHHFPNGTILSVNRRTRLLNWAQGAANRYIIEDDYDSEFRYSGKTIPSLQSMDASDKVIYLGSFSKSLMPSIRISYMVLPAPLLQMHQQELSFYHSTVSRIDQHVLTQFMKEGDFEKHLNRMRKVYRRKLDKVIELFKPHQQIKIIGERSGLHIVLIVKNGMDEQTLIQKANEDHIKIYGLSTYSIEKIDEHPPKIILGFAGIPESELEKAIHLLLNSWGL, from the coding sequence ATGAATATGCTTTCTTGCGATTTAAATCGGTTAAGTGAAGTACCTTTGTACGAACAATTATATTCATATATTAAAAAAGAAATCATTGATGGCCGTCTTCTTTACGGCACAAAACTGCCTTCCAAACGGAAATTGGCAGAGTTCCTGCAAATAAGTCAAAATACTGTCGAGACTGCATATGAACAATTGACTGCTGAAGGATACGTTGAAGTCATACCAAGAAAAGGGTACTATATTCAAACATTCGAGGATTTAGAGTATACACAAACTAACCAAGTATCAGTGGAACAAATCAATCATAAAGAAGGGGAATTGCTATATCATTTTCATCCCAGCCAAATTGACACAGAACACTTCCCATTTGAAAAATGGAGAAAATACATGAAAAGCAAAATCGATGAATCACATCAAGATCTTCTTTTACTTGGGGATTCTCAAGGGGAATATGAATTACGATGTGAAATTGCCCATTATTTGTATCATGCACGTGGTGTACGCTGTGTTCCCGAACAGATTATCATTGGTGCAGGAATGGAAATTTTATTGCAGCAGCTTGTCCTTCTATTCGATAAAAATGCCATCTATGGTGTTGAAGATCCTGGGTATCACTTGATTCACCGGATTTTACGAAGCTACCCAAATGAAGTCCATCCACTGCAAATTGATGAAGAAGGCGTAAAGGTGAACCAAATTGAAGATTCAAACATCGACGTCGTGTATGTCACTCCCTCACATCACTTCCCCAATGGGACAATCCTATCCGTTAACAGACGGACGCGATTGTTGAACTGGGCTCAAGGGGCTGCAAACCGCTATATTATCGAAGACGATTATGATAGTGAATTTCGTTATAGTGGAAAAACAATCCCTTCCTTACAAAGTATGGATGCTAGTGATAAGGTGATTTATTTAGGGTCATTTTCAAAATCATTGATGCCATCAATTCGAATCAGTTATATGGTTCTTCCCGCTCCATTGTTACAAATGCATCAACAGGAATTATCTTTTTACCATTCAACCGTTTCTCGGATTGATCAGCATGTATTGACACAGTTCATGAAGGAAGGGGATTTTGAAAAGCATTTGAATCGGATGAGGAAAGTGTACCGTCGCAAGTTGGATAAAGTGATCGAGCTGTTTAAACCCCATCAACAAATAAAAATCATTGGAGAGCGTTCAGGATTGCATATCGTCCTCATCGTTAAGAACGGCATGGATGAACAGACACTTATTCAAAAGGCAAATGAAGACCATATTAAAATTTATGGCTTATCGACATATTCGATCGAAAAAATTGACGAACATCCTCCAAAAATCATATTGGGCTTTGCAGGGATCCCTGAATCCGAATTGGAAAAAGCCATTCACCTTTTATTGAACTCATGGGGTTTATAA
- a CDS encoding LLM class flavin-dependent oxidoreductase, protein MNADQHAKKLSDISFSVLDLASIVEGGTVSGAFKNTVDLAKHVEQWNYNRFWVAEHHSMPGIASSATSVLIGHVAGKTERIRVGSGGIMLPNHAPLVIAEQFGTLEAMYPGRIDLGLGRAPGSDQYTAMALRGDVRNNGQDFPEQLAQLRSYLDANSKHNRVRAIPGEGQDIPIWLLGSSGFSAALSAQLGLPFSFASHFSPENTQPALARYRNNFQPSDVLDKPYVMVGVNVFAADTTEEAQRIATSYQQQFLNLIRNTPGQLAPPVDTMEGLWTEYEKAIVMKQLNASIIGNPKEVKEQLQAFLNETQADEMIINSAIYDQVARLRSYEIIAEVTGMK, encoded by the coding sequence ATGAATGCTGATCAACATGCAAAAAAACTTAGCGACATTTCTTTTTCCGTTCTGGACCTGGCTTCAATCGTTGAGGGTGGTACAGTTTCGGGAGCTTTTAAAAATACAGTAGATTTAGCCAAGCATGTGGAGCAATGGAATTATAACCGTTTCTGGGTTGCAGAACACCATAGCATGCCAGGGATCGCAAGCTCTGCAACGTCCGTGCTTATAGGCCATGTTGCGGGAAAGACGGAAAGAATTCGCGTCGGTTCTGGCGGCATAATGCTGCCGAATCATGCACCGCTTGTTATCGCAGAACAATTTGGGACATTGGAAGCAATGTATCCTGGTAGAATAGATTTAGGGCTTGGGCGAGCTCCGGGAAGCGACCAATATACAGCCATGGCACTCAGGGGTGACGTACGTAATAACGGTCAGGATTTTCCTGAACAATTGGCGCAGCTCCGCAGTTATTTAGATGCGAATTCCAAACATAATCGTGTTCGCGCCATCCCTGGCGAAGGACAGGATATCCCGATTTGGCTGCTTGGTTCAAGCGGCTTCAGTGCAGCATTATCAGCACAGCTGGGATTGCCATTTTCATTTGCAAGTCATTTTTCCCCTGAAAATACTCAACCAGCTTTAGCCCGTTACCGCAATAATTTCCAACCATCCGACGTTCTCGATAAACCTTATGTCATGGTTGGTGTCAATGTTTTTGCAGCTGATACTACAGAAGAAGCGCAAAGGATTGCTACATCTTATCAACAGCAGTTCTTGAATTTGATACGGAACACGCCCGGTCAACTTGCTCCTCCAGTTGATACAATGGAAGGCCTTTGGACAGAATATGAAAAGGCCATTGTCATGAAGCAGCTGAACGCTTCCATCATAGGAAATCCAAAAGAGGTTAAAGAGCAGTTGCAGGCATTTTTAAATGAAACGCAGGCGGACGAAATGATTATAAACTCTGCCATTTATGATCAGGTTGCACGACTTCGTTCTTATGAAATCATTGCAGAGGTTACTGGAATGAAATAA
- the pabB gene encoding aminodeoxychorismate synthase component I: MKREDPLSLIFHFTDKQGDSRPLYFTNPKKVFTAHSIEDVIPQFQKVQEAIEQGHYAAGYVSYEAAPAFEKSFKVKDGAKMPLLWFGIFDKPEEELPEKMTGAFNLAEWQSETNSHNYHSGFQMIKSEIEKGNTYQVNYTMRLQSRFEGDDFAFFDRLKRAQRSNYSAYLNVGTHRILSASPELFFRWEDGQLITRPMKGTVKRGTTLKMDQLNADWLAASEKNQAENYMIVDLLRNDLGMIAEPGSVKVPQLKAIEKYPTVWQMTSTITADTNPGTTIIDIFRALFPCGSITGAPKIKTMEIIADIENSPREVYCGAIGFITPESEAVFNVPIRTVVIDNETGKAEYGVGGGITWDSELSEEYDEAFLKAKLLTVERPAYKLLESMKLSDGEYYLLTDHIDRMKQSADYFDYRFPELNLRDQLQKYADMNQGTLQKVRVLLHENGEIEVSGQAIKPIESEFTAILAETPISSANPFLFHKTTNRDVYEGFQMNNPDFHDVLLWNEEGFITEFTNGNVVVKINGELYTPPVEAGLLAGTFRQDLIRKKEIMEKPISKADLNNAEEIWFINSVRGKLKVNLTF, from the coding sequence ATGAAACGAGAAGATCCTTTATCATTAATATTTCACTTCACAGATAAACAAGGTGACAGCAGGCCTCTATATTTTACGAACCCGAAAAAAGTGTTCACCGCCCATTCAATTGAGGATGTCATTCCCCAATTCCAAAAAGTCCAGGAAGCGATAGAACAGGGGCATTATGCAGCGGGATACGTTTCCTATGAAGCGGCACCTGCTTTTGAAAAATCTTTTAAAGTAAAAGATGGAGCCAAAATGCCATTATTATGGTTCGGGATTTTCGATAAACCGGAAGAAGAATTACCTGAAAAAATGACAGGGGCTTTTAATTTAGCTGAATGGCAATCAGAAACGAATTCACATAACTATCATTCCGGGTTTCAAATGATAAAATCGGAAATCGAGAAAGGCAATACGTATCAAGTCAATTACACGATGCGTTTGCAATCCAGGTTCGAAGGAGATGACTTCGCTTTCTTTGATCGCTTGAAGAGAGCTCAACGCTCGAACTATAGTGCATATTTGAATGTGGGGACACATCGAATCCTATCTGCATCACCCGAGTTGTTTTTCCGTTGGGAAGATGGTCAGCTGATTACTCGGCCAATGAAAGGAACGGTAAAGCGGGGAACGACACTGAAAATGGATCAGCTTAATGCAGACTGGTTAGCAGCCTCGGAAAAGAATCAAGCAGAAAACTACATGATTGTGGACCTGCTCAGAAATGATTTGGGAATGATTGCAGAACCAGGAAGCGTCAAGGTTCCACAGCTTAAGGCAATTGAAAAATATCCGACCGTTTGGCAAATGACATCCACGATTACGGCCGATACGAATCCAGGAACAACAATCATTGATATATTCAGGGCTCTTTTTCCTTGTGGATCGATAACAGGGGCACCTAAAATTAAAACGATGGAAATCATCGCTGATATCGAGAATTCACCACGGGAAGTTTATTGCGGTGCAATCGGGTTCATCACCCCTGAATCCGAAGCCGTTTTTAATGTGCCGATTCGTACGGTCGTGATCGATAACGAAACCGGGAAAGCCGAGTATGGGGTAGGAGGTGGAATCACTTGGGATTCCGAGCTATCTGAAGAATATGACGAAGCGTTTTTAAAAGCCAAATTATTGACGGTGGAAAGGCCTGCTTACAAACTATTGGAATCGATGAAGCTCAGCGATGGCGAATATTATTTGTTGACTGATCATATCGATCGGATGAAACAATCCGCTGATTACTTCGATTACCGGTTCCCTGAATTGAATCTTAGAGATCAACTCCAAAAGTATGCGGATATGAATCAAGGGACGTTACAAAAGGTAAGGGTATTACTTCATGAAAATGGTGAAATTGAAGTCTCTGGACAAGCAATCAAGCCCATTGAATCAGAATTTACGGCTATCTTGGCTGAAACTCCAATATCAAGTGCAAATCCATTTCTATTTCATAAGACCACCAATCGTGATGTATATGAAGGCTTTCAAATGAATAATCCTGACTTCCATGATGTTTTGCTTTGGAATGAAGAAGGATTCATCACGGAATTCACGAACGGAAATGTGGTGGTGAAGATAAATGGTGAACTCTATACCCCTCCGGTGGAAGCAGGTCTGCTTGCTGGAACATTTCGTCAAGACTTGATCAGGAAGAAGGAAATCATGGAAAAACCCATTTCAAAGGCTGACCTTAATAACGCTGAGGAAATTTGGTTTATTAATAGTGTGCGAGGGAAATTAAAAGTGAATTTGACTTTCTAA
- a CDS encoding D-serine ammonia-lyase, translating into MHKIAGLSIMDWKAKDPILNNVIKMNEVFWTNPDYGNKQENPIVQAEQVKSAEERLNRFANYIIKAFPETEPMEGIIESPLVEIPSMQKNLEKSYGTKMAGKLLLKCDSHLPISGSIKARGGIYEVLKRAEEIAMKHGGLKRTDNYGILASDEYKELFSKYSIAVGSTGNLGMSIGIISAKLGFKVTVHMSADAKQWKKDKLTSLGVIVKEYDDDYSKAVEEGRNEASLDPDCHFIDDENSMDLLLGYATAATRLKKQLKDMSIPVDEDHPLFVYLPCGVGGGPGGITYGLKLAFEDDVHCFFAEPTHSPCMTLGLMTGLHDKISVQDFGIDNKTEADGLAVGRPSELVSRMMTTMLSGSYTIEDKRLFDLLRGMAETEGHYLEPSALAGALGPVQLFKAPEGKKYLMDQKLVDKMNQSTHIIWATGGSMVPKDMMDQYLSKR; encoded by the coding sequence ATGCATAAAATCGCAGGTTTATCGATCATGGATTGGAAAGCGAAAGATCCTATACTTAATAATGTGATAAAGATGAACGAAGTCTTCTGGACGAATCCAGATTACGGTAACAAGCAAGAAAACCCAATCGTCCAAGCTGAACAAGTTAAATCTGCTGAAGAAAGATTAAATAGATTTGCCAATTATATAATTAAAGCCTTTCCAGAAACCGAACCAATGGAGGGGATCATTGAATCACCACTAGTCGAGATTCCTTCCATGCAAAAAAACTTGGAAAAATCCTATGGAACTAAAATGGCTGGGAAACTTTTGCTGAAATGTGACAGTCATTTACCAATATCAGGTTCCATCAAGGCTCGCGGAGGTATTTATGAGGTCTTAAAACGTGCTGAGGAAATAGCAATGAAGCATGGTGGTTTAAAACGGACTGATAATTATGGGATACTTGCGAGCGATGAATACAAAGAGCTTTTTTCAAAATATTCGATTGCAGTCGGTTCAACCGGCAATTTAGGAATGAGTATTGGAATAATAAGCGCTAAGCTGGGATTCAAAGTAACGGTCCATATGTCGGCAGATGCCAAACAGTGGAAAAAGGATAAATTAACAAGTCTTGGAGTCATTGTAAAGGAATATGATGATGATTATAGTAAAGCTGTAGAAGAAGGCCGTAATGAAGCATCACTTGATCCCGATTGCCATTTTATTGATGATGAAAATTCAATGGATCTACTGCTAGGTTATGCGACAGCTGCAACGCGCCTGAAGAAACAACTGAAAGATATGTCCATACCAGTAGACGAAGATCACCCTTTGTTTGTGTACCTGCCATGCGGAGTCGGCGGCGGGCCCGGTGGTATTACATATGGGCTCAAGTTAGCCTTTGAAGATGATGTACATTGTTTTTTTGCAGAGCCGACACATTCACCATGCATGACGCTCGGATTGATGACAGGCCTTCATGACAAAATCTCGGTGCAGGACTTTGGCATCGATAATAAGACGGAAGCTGATGGTCTTGCTGTCGGAAGGCCTTCAGAATTGGTTTCCCGTATGATGACGACCATGTTAAGCGGCAGCTATACCATAGAGGATAAAAGGTTATTCGATCTGCTCAGGGGAATGGCAGAGACGGAAGGTCATTATTTAGAGCCATCTGCCCTCGCAGGAGCATTGGGTCCGGTACAACTTTTTAAAGCTCCAGAAGGAAAGAAATATCTCATGGACCAAAAACTGGTGGATAAAATGAACCAGTCCACGCATATCATCTGGGCGACCGGCGGGAGCATGGTGCCAAAGGATATGATGGACCAGTATTTATCTAAAAGGTAA